In Ipomoea triloba cultivar NCNSP0323 chromosome 15, ASM357664v1, one genomic interval encodes:
- the LOC116007677 gene encoding ATP synthase subunit b', chloroplastic has protein sequence MANMIMASSKALMPTALPAPRLKISASLPKLTLSELPKRNQFRSLTLPSSLKSLSVILGTALAAAPPSMAEEIEKASLFDFNLTLPIIMAEILFLMFALDKIYFSPLGKFMDERDAAIREKLNSVKDTSAEVKQLEEQGAAVMKAARAEISAALNKMKKETQEEVEQKLAEGRKKVEAELAEALAKLETQKVETIKALDSQISALSDDIVKKVLPVN, from the coding sequence ATGGCTAACATGATCATGGCCTCCTCAAAAGCCCTAATGCCCACCGCTCTCCCTGCCCCAAGGCTTAAAATTTCAGCCTCCCTTCCCAAATTAACCCTCTCCGAACTCCCAAAACGCAACCAATTCCGCTCCCTCACCCTCCCCTCAAGTTTGAAATCCCTATCGGTGATCCTCGGCACCGCCCTCGCGGCGGCGCCGCCGTCGATGGCGGAGGAGATCGAGAAGGCGTCGCTGTTCGATTTCAACCTGACGCTGCCGATAATCATGGCGGAGATCCTGTTCCTGATGTTCGCGCTGGACAAGATCTACTTCAGCCCGCTGGGGAAGTTCATGGACGAGAGGGACGCGGCCATCAGGGAGAAGCTGAACAGCGTGAAGGACACGTCGGCGGAGGTGAAGCAGCTGGAGGAGCAAGGCGCGGCGGTGATGAAGGCGGCGCGTGCGGAGATATCCGCCGCGCTTAACAAGATGAAGAAGGAGACGCAGGAGGAGGTGGAGCAGAAACTGGCGGAGGGGCGTAAGAAAGTGGAGGCGGAGCTCGCGGAGGCGCTGGCTAAACTGGAGACGCAGAAGGTGGAGACCATTAAGGCTCTCGACTCCCAGATTTCTGCTCTCAGTGATGACATTGTCAAGAAGGTCCTCCCTGTtaattag
- the LOC116007183 gene encoding uncharacterized protein LOC116007183 isoform X2 produces the protein MVNMQAYDESCNSTPMIRFQRNGSLSCPVEFLRRDGHLRRSFSYSKIPQRPLKLTVLKLDGSSFEIEVPRNGQVVELKKAVEAAFSHLPYKVSWPHVWGHFCLSHDYEKLLSESDPIGLYGIRDGDQLEFVRHVSISYLGKRTEREDDPDPDLYEPCFSSGFQDKHAKWLEHDNHYLGKLEYHRVDIYDDVEDEEKDSLNGSPRSNRKHKLLHILRKWFTHHRKLQRKDEPANLGLFSGSISEAHNKGFCRKMDGFIAAFMLIVAR, from the exons ATGGTGAACATGCAGGCGTACGATGAAAGCTGTAATAGCACACCCATGATCAGATTCCAGCGGAACGGGTCATTGTCCTGTCCGGTCGAATTCTTGCGCCGTGACGGCCATCTGAGGAGGAGTTTTTCATACAGCAAGATACCCCAGAGGCCACTCAAGCTCACCGTTCTCAAATTGGATGGATCTTCCTTCG AGATTGAAGTGCCCAGGAATGGGCAGGTGGTGGAGCTGAAGAAGGCAGTGGAGGCGGCGTTTAGTCATTTACCCTACAAGGTCTCATg GCCACACGTGTGGGGACATTTTTGCTTGAGCCATGATTATGAGAAGCTACTTTCTGAGTCTGATCCTATTGGACTTTACGGGATCAGGGATGGTGATCAG CTTGAATTTGTGCGACATGTCTCAATTTCTTACTTGGGAAAGCGAACAGAAAGAGAGGACGACCCTGATCCCGATCTCTATGAACCCTGTTT TTCTAGTGGCTTTCAAGATAAGCATGCAAAATGGTTAGAACATGACAACCATTACCTGGGGAAACTAGAGTACCATAGAGTGGATATTTATGATGATGTTGAGGATGAAGAAAAGGATTCTCTAAATGGTAGTCCCCGGAGTAATCGCAAGCACAAGTTGCTCCACATTCTCAGGAAGTGGTTCACGCACCACCGCAAATTGCAACGGAAAG ATGAACCAGCAAATTTGGGTTTGTTTTCTGGTTCGATATCAGAAGCACACAACAAAGGATTTTGTCGAAAAATGGATGGATTTATTGCTGCATTTATGTTGATTGTAGCAAGATAG
- the LOC116007183 gene encoding uncharacterized protein LOC116007183 isoform X1: MVNMQAYDESCNSTPMIRFQRNGSLSCPVEFLRRDGHLRRSFSYSKIPQRPLKLTVLKLDGSSFEIEVPRNGQVVELKKAVEAAFSHLPYKVSWPHVWGHFCLSHDYEKLLSESDPIGLYGIRDGDQLEFVRHVSISYLGKRTEREDDPDPDLYEPCFSSGFQDKHAKWLEHDNHYLGKLEYHRVDIYDDVEDEEKDSLNGSPRSNRKHKLLHILRKWFTHHRKLQRKGSMSRIFVDNSRNIRLLSQYRNGSRKIVEYNFDTRSCNVSIR, translated from the exons ATGGTGAACATGCAGGCGTACGATGAAAGCTGTAATAGCACACCCATGATCAGATTCCAGCGGAACGGGTCATTGTCCTGTCCGGTCGAATTCTTGCGCCGTGACGGCCATCTGAGGAGGAGTTTTTCATACAGCAAGATACCCCAGAGGCCACTCAAGCTCACCGTTCTCAAATTGGATGGATCTTCCTTCG AGATTGAAGTGCCCAGGAATGGGCAGGTGGTGGAGCTGAAGAAGGCAGTGGAGGCGGCGTTTAGTCATTTACCCTACAAGGTCTCATg GCCACACGTGTGGGGACATTTTTGCTTGAGCCATGATTATGAGAAGCTACTTTCTGAGTCTGATCCTATTGGACTTTACGGGATCAGGGATGGTGATCAG CTTGAATTTGTGCGACATGTCTCAATTTCTTACTTGGGAAAGCGAACAGAAAGAGAGGACGACCCTGATCCCGATCTCTATGAACCCTGTTT TTCTAGTGGCTTTCAAGATAAGCATGCAAAATGGTTAGAACATGACAACCATTACCTGGGGAAACTAGAGTACCATAGAGTGGATATTTATGATGATGTTGAGGATGAAGAAAAGGATTCTCTAAATGGTAGTCCCCGGAGTAATCGCAAGCACAAGTTGCTCCACATTCTCAGGAAGTGGTTCACGCACCACCGCAAATTGCAACGGAAAGGTAGTATGTCGAGAATCTTCGTAGACAATTCTAGAAATATCCGGCTGCTGAGCCAATATAGAAATGGCTCTCGGAAGATAgttgaatataattttgatacTCGAAGTTGTAACGTCTCAATCAGATGA